A portion of the Lolium rigidum isolate FL_2022 chromosome 1, APGP_CSIRO_Lrig_0.1, whole genome shotgun sequence genome contains these proteins:
- the LOC124664469 gene encoding leucoanthocyanidin dioxygenase 1-like, with protein MSRVEALSMSGLSAIPAEYVRPPSERHGLGDAYDQAAKHAAGSPLIPVVDVAAFDPSDPGSEPSLAVVDAVRTAAVEWGVMHVAGHGIPSDLLDALRAAGTDFFKMPIEDKEAYANDPAAGQLEGYGSKLAANESGQREWEDYLFHLVHPDHAANHARWPAHPPEYVPVTRQFGELVSGLASRLLAILSLGLGVPAPTLEHRLRLVEPTQDKVADDDQDKEQEEELLDLLLKLKINYYPVCPQPDLAVGVEAHTDVSALSFILTNGVPGLQVKRAGRDDEGWVTARDEPGTLVVHVGDALEILSNGRYTSVLHRGLVNRVATRVSWVVFAEPPPDRVLLQPLPELLADGQEQPRFAPRTFRQHLEHKVLKKKQSEEEEAKKAPVAPNLLPAV; from the coding sequence ATGTCCCGCGTGGAGGCGCTGAGCATGAGCGGCCTGTCCGCCATCCCGGCGGAGTACGTCCGGCCGCCGTCCGAGCGCCACGGCCTCGGCGACGCCTACGACCAGGCGGCCAAGCACGCCGCGGGCTCCCCGCTCATCCCCGTCGTCGACGTCGCCGCCTTCGACCCCTCCGACCCGGGCTCCGAGCCCAGCCTCGCCGTCGTTGACGCCGTCCGCACCGCAGCCGTCGAGTGGGGCGTCATGCACGTCGCCGGCCACGGCATCCCTTCGGACCTCCTCGACGCGCTCCGCGCCGCTGGGACGGACTTCTTCAAGATGCCGATCGAGGACAAGGAGGCGTACGCCAACGACCCGGCGGCCGGGCAGCTCGAGGGGTACGGAAGCAAGCTGGCGGCGAACGAGAGCGGGCAGCGGGAGTGGGAGGACTATCTGTTCCACCTCGTGCATCCCGACCACGCCGCGAACCACGCGAGGTGGCCCGCTCATCCGCCGGAGTACGTTCCCGTGACACGGCAGTTCGGGGAGCTCGTCAGCGGGCTCGCCTCCAGGCTCCTAGCCATCCTCTCCCTCGGTCTCGGCGTCCCTGCCCCCACGCTCGAGCACCGCCTCCGCCTAGTCGAGCCCACCCAAGACAAAGTCGCAGACGACGACCAGGACAAGGAGCAAGAGGAAGAACTCCTCGACCTCTTGCTGAAGCTGAAGATCAACTACTACCCGGTGTGCCCGCAGCCGGACCTGGCCGTGGGCGTCGAAGCGCACACCGACGTCAGCGCGCTCTCCTTTATCCTCACCAACGGCGTGCCCGGCCTGCAGGTCAAGCGCGCCGGCCGCGACGACGAAGGGTGGGTGACGGCGCGCGACGAGCCGGGCACGCTGGTGGTGCACGTGGGCGACGCGCTCGAGATCCTCAGCAACGGGCGCTACACCAGCGTGCTCCACCGCGGGCTCGTCAACCGCGTCGCCACGCGCGTCTCCTGGGTCGTCttcgccgagccgccgccggacCGGGTGCTCCTGCAGCCCCTGCCCGAGCTCCTCGCCGACGGCCAGGAGCAGCCGCGGTTCGCGCCGCGCACCTTCAGGCAGCACCTGGAGCACAAGGTGCTGAAGAAGAAgcagagtgaggaggaggaggccaagaagGCGCCCGTCGCACCCAACCTGCTGCCTGCCGTTTGA
- the LOC124701237 gene encoding D-3-phosphoglycerate dehydrogenase 3, chloroplastic-like, giving the protein MALATPLRHLIAAQPAASEPTGAPASLTAQRAFPPHHRGRLHARSAGTTRATRVVTTAAAGAAGRPTVLVTEKLGAAGLELLRAFANVDCAYELTAEELRAKVSLVDALVVRSATRVSREVFEAARGRLRVVGRAGVGIDNVDLQAATEAGCLVVNAPTANTVAAAEHAVALLAAMARNVAQADASLKAGKWQRSKYVGVSLVGKTLAIMGFGKVGSEVARRAKGLGMDVIAHDPYAPVDRARAIGVDLVSFDEAISTADFISLHMPLTPSTTKLFDDETFAKMTKGVRIINVARGGVVDEEALLRALDNGTVAQAALDVFFEEPPPKDSKLVHHENVTVTPHLGASTMEAQEGVAIEIAEAVIGALKGELAATAVNAPMVLAEVLSELSPYIVLAEKLGRLAVQLVAGGSGIKGVKVVYSSARDPDDLDTRILRAMITKGIVEPISSAFVNIVNADYVAKQRGLRIIEERILLDGSPEVPINSIQVQLANVESKFAGALSDEGDIRVEGKVKDGTPHLTLVGPFSVDVSLEGNLILCRQVDQPGIIGKVGSILGKMNLNVNFMSVGRIAPGKQAIMAIGIDEEPDKEALKLIGETPSVQEFVFLKL; this is encoded by the exons ATGGCCTTGGCGACGCCGCTCCGCCACCTCATCGCCGCCCAGCCCGCGGCTTCCGAGCCCACCGGAGCGCCGGCGTCCCTCACTGCGCAACGCGCCTTCCCTCCCCACCaccgcggccgcctccacgcgAGGTCCGCTGGAACAACCAGAGCCACCAGGGTCGTgaccacggcggcggcgggcgcggcggggcggCCGACGGTGCTGGTGACGGAGAAGCTGGGCGCCGCGGGGCTGGAGCTGCTGCGGGCGTTCGCGAACGTGGACTGCGCGTACGAGCTCACGGCCGAAGAGCTCCGCGCCAAGGTGTCGCTGGTGGACGCGCTGGTGGTGCGCAGCGCCACGCGCGTGTCGCGGGAGGTCTTCGAGGCCGCGCGCGGGCGGCTCCGCGTCGTCGGCCGCGCCGGCGTGGGCATCGACAACGTCGACCTCCAGGCCGCCACCGAGGCCGGATGCCTCGTCGTCAACGCCCCCACCGCcaacaccgtcgccgccgccgagcacgcCGTCGCGCTCCTCGCCGCCATGGCGCGCAATGTCGCCCAGGCCGACGCCTCGCTCAAGGCTG GAAAATGGCAGCGTAGCAAATATGTTGGCGTTTCCTTGGTGGGGAAGACACTAGCTATCATGGGATTTGGAAAGGTTGGCTCGGAAGTAGCTCGACGTGCGAAAGGACTTGGAATGGATGTCATTGCTCATGACCCATATGCTCCGGTCGATAGAGCCCGGGCGATCGGTGTAGATCTTGTATCATTTGATGAGGCCATATCTACTGCAGACTTCATATCACTGCATATGCCTCTTACACCATCAACAACAAAACTTTTCGATGACGAGACTTTTGCAAAAATGACAAAAGGAGTTAGGATTATTAATGTTGCAAGGGGTGGAGtagttgatgaagaagctttgctAAGAGCACTTGATAATGGGACTGTTGCACAG GCAGCACTTGATGTGTTTTTTGAAGAGCCACCGCCAAAAGACAGCAAGTTAGTACACCATGAAAATGTCACTGTGACGCCGCACCTTGGAGCTAGCACAATGGAAGCACAG GAAGGCGTAGCCATTGAAATTGCAGAGGCTGTTATTGGCGCCTTGAAAGGTGAACTGGCTGCTACTGCTGTTAATGCCCCAATGGTCCTTGCCgag GTTTTATCCGAGTTATCCCCGTATATTGTCCTTGCTGAGAAGCTGGGCCGGCTTGCCGTGCAACTTGTGGCTGGTGGAAGTGGGATTAAGGGAGTCAAGGTTGTCTACTCATCAGCTAGAGACCCAGATGACTTGGACACTAGAATTCTGCGTGCTATGATTACCAAAGGCATCGTTGAGCCCATTTCAAGTGCATTTGTTAACATTGTGAATGCTGACTATGTCGCCAAGCAAAGAGGGCTTCGCATAATCGAGGAGAGAATTCTTCTTGATGGTTCTCCAGAGGTCCCCATAAACTCTATCCAGGTCCAACTTGCGAATGTAGAGTCAAAGTTTGCCGGCGCATTATCTGACGAAGGCGACATCAGAGTGGAGGGGAAGGTTAAGGATGGTACGCCGCATCTCACGCTTGTTGGGCCTTTCAGTGTGGACGTTAGTCTTGAGGGAAACCTAATACTCTGCCGCCAAGTTGACCAGCCGGGCATCATTGGAAAGGTGGGATCGATTCTGGGTAAGATGAATTTAAATGTGAATTTTATGAGCGTTGGAAGGATTGCTCCCGGAAAGCAGGCCATAATGGCCATTGGGATTGATGAGGAGCCTGACAAGGAAGCTCTCAAGTTGATTGGGGAGACACCATCAGTACAAGAGTTTGTCTTTCTTAAGCTTTAG